Part of the Nitrospirota bacterium genome is shown below.
CAAACCAAAGACGGTTTGACTACCAGCCCTCAGGCCCCGCTGATTCGTGAGGGGGAGGCCGACAAGCTCTGAAGCTTCTCCGTCAACTTTCGAAATTCCCTCTGGAAATCGATCTGGCTCTTATGGGTCGTACCGCCGATATAGACCGTCACGCCCTCCGGGGCCGGAAGGATCTTCATCCAGATCCGACGGTGGAAGATAAACGAAGAGAGAGTAATGCCCACCACGATCATGGTCGAGCCGGTCCAGACGATATTGATCCCGGGATTCTTGGCAATCTGCAGACCGGTGAACTTCTTCGGCTTATAGCCCACTAATTCGAACTGATACTTCGATTCTTTGATATCGAAGAGGTCCGGGAACTGATAGAAAATCCAGGGCGTCGACTGGACCGTGCTCCGTTCATTGACGGCCAAGCGGATCGCGGGATTCGCATGTTCCACCGTCTTGGAGAAGACTTTTTTCTCGGTCGAGTTGAAGGCAAAGTCCGCCACGAAATCCGTAATCGAGAGTTTCAGGTCGAGCTCAGGGACCGCCTGCTCCTTTTGCCATTCCAGATCGACGGTCTTGAGGACCTTGTCCGTTTCTTTGTCCTTGATATTGATCCGCGCCACTTCAATCTGATCCCAGGAGTCGCCGTAGCTGGATTGATAAAACCAGATGCCCTTGTACACGAGGGGGTCGTTGACCGAAATCGTCTTGGTAACGACAGACTGGCCCCCGTCGATGACCGTCAAAGTACTGTTGTAGGACTTCACGGACCCGTTCTCGTGATAGTCGATCCAGAACTTATCGACCTTGAGATCGAAGTTGCCTCGCGGGATATGATAGGTCTGCCCTTCGAGACAGACCCCGAACTCCTGGAATCCGTAGTAGGTGCCGATCAGGCCGCCGATGATGATGACCGTCGCGCTTAAATGAGCCATATGCGCGCCGACGCGTCCCAAGACGCCCTTCGTCGCATAGAGGGTCACCTCGCCCGGCTCATTCTTCGCCAGCACCTTATAGCCCTTCTCGATGAAATGCTGCGCCAGCTGCTGCGCCACGACCTCCTTGCTGTTTGCGATCGAAACCTCGGCCTGCTGCTTCATCCCCTTCACGAAATCCAATGACACGCTGACGCGGTCCTGCTTCATCGACCGCCAGACACCGGGGAACCGCTTATAGAAACAGGTGAGGGAGTTGACGCAGAGGAGGCCGAGGAGACTGGTGAACCACCAGGTGTGATAGACGTCGATGAAGCCCAGCCGGAGAAACCACCGGTAGGTGTTCTCTCCGTATTCCTGAATATAGGATTCCGGCCGCTCGTTTTGTTGGATCACCGTCCCGATCGTGGCGGTGATGGCAATGAACAGAAAGAGGAACATCGCTAGCTTGATCGAAGCGAAGAACTCGACCAGCTCGCGAGAGAACTCCTCCCATCCCAGCCCTGGAACGGGTGATCGTGGACTCTTCTGTTCGGGAATCGCGTCCGGCTGGCCATTCATCGTATTGACAATCCCTTTTTCGTCACGAGACACACCTTAGTCATTGCCCACTGGATACAAAGACACGGCCTTGCGCATAGCACGATCATGGTCCCGGGAGACGGGGCCTATCCCAAACGCGCCCCTATGGCGTCGTAGATAAAGAAGGCGAGGACCGCGGAATTCGGTCATCTTACAAGTGCCAGAAAAGGGGTGTCAAGCAAGCAGGCCGCGATGCGACTCCACCATTCTACACAGTAAAAGAAATAGACAACAGAAGCCTAGTCATACTAATATCCCTTGGGAATCCGTTAGGTTATTGCCAACTGAACCTTGAGGAGCCAATGAGAAATAACTACCTGTTCACGTCAGAGTCCGTGACCGAAGGGCATCCGGACAAAATTGCCGACCAGATCTCCGACGGGATCCTCGACGCGATCATTGCCAAAGACAAGTTTGCCCGGGTAGCCTGCGAAACGATGCTGACCACCGGCATTGCCTTCGTGGCCGGTGAAATCTCCACCAAAGCCTACGTCGAGATCCCCGACATCATCCGCGAAGTCATCAAGGATGTCGGCTACACCGATGCTTCCTGGGGATTCGACTACCACACCTGTTCCGTCCTCACCGCCATTCACCATCAGTCGAACGATATCTCCATGGGCGTCGATTCCGGCGGCGCCGGCGACCAAGGCCTCATGTTCGGCTTTGCCAGCGACGAGACCTCCGAGCTCATGCCCATGCCGATCGTCCTCGCCCATCGCCTCACCAAGCGGCTGGCCGAAGTCCGGAAGAAAAACATCCTGCCCTGGGTCCGCCCGGACGGCAAATCCCAGGTGACCGTGGAATACAAGAACGGCAAACCGGTGCGGATCGACACCATCGTCGTCTCCACCCAACATAGCCCCGACGTGACGAACAAGCAGATCACACGCGACATCATGGAAAAAGTCATCAAGCCGGTCATGCCGAAAGGGCTCTATGATTCGGCGAGCGTGATCCACCACATCAACCCCACCGGACGCTTCGTGGTCGGAGGTCCGATGGGCGACACGGGATTGACGGGCCGCAAGATCATCGTCGACACCTATGGCGGCCACGGCAGCCATGGGGGCGGCTGTTTCTCCGGCAAGGATCCCACGAAGGTGGACCGGTCAGCGTCCTACATGGCCCGCTACATCGCCAAAAACATCGTTGCAGCCGGGTTGGCCAGGAAGTGCGAAGTGCAGCTCGCCTATGCCATCGGCGTGGCAGAGCCAGTCTCTGTGTTGGTCGACCCGATGGGCACGGAACGGGTGGCGGCCGAGAGCCTGGACAAGCTCGTGCGGAAACATTTCCCCATGACCCCGCGCGGCATCATCGAGCATCTCAAGCTCCGCCGGCCGATCTTCAGACAGACCGCCGCCTACGGTCACTTCGGCCGGAACGAACCGGGTTTCACCTGGGAAAAAACCGACAAGGCCAAGATCTTGCGCAAGGACGCAGGCCTGTAGACTAGACTGGACCGATGACAGGGGGGACGGATTGAACAATCCGTCCCCCCTGTTTCCCCTGACTCCCCATCACCAATCACGCATCACGCAGGAGGTTTTCGTGGAATACGATGTGAAGGATATGAAGCTCGCAGACCAGGGCAAACTCAAGATCGAATGGGCCGAAGCCACCATGCCGGTGCTGCGGCTAATCAAGAAGCGCTTCCTGAAGGAAAAGCCCTTCAAGGGCCTGCGCATGACCGCGTGCCTCCATGTGACGACCGAAACCGCCAATCTGATGAAGACGCTCCAGGCCGGCGGCGCCGATGTCCGGCTCTGCGCCTCCAATCCCCTCAGCACGCAGGACGAAGTCGCCGCGTCGCTCGTCAAGCATGACGGCATCCCGACCTTCGCCATCAAAGGCGAAGACAACAAAACCTACTACAAGCACATCCAGTCGGCCATCGCCCACAAGCCGCAAATCACGATGGATGACGGAGCCGATGTCGTCTCGCTCATTCATTCCAAGCGGAAGGACTTGCTCAAGTACGTGATCGGCGGCACGGAAGAAACCACCACCGGCGTCATCCGGCTCCGCAGCATGGCCGAAAAGAAAGTCCTGAAGTTCCCGGTGATCTCCGTCAACGACGCCGACACCAAACACCTCTTCGACAACCGCTACGGGACCGGCCAGAGCACGATCGACGGCATCATCCGCGCGACGAACCGCTTGATCTGCGGCACCACCTTCGTAATCGCCGGCTATGGCTGGTGCGGACGAGGAATCGCGATGCGCGCCAAGGGTCTGGGCGCCGACGTCGTCGTCACCGAGATCGATCCGGTCAAGGCGATTGAAGCGGTCATGGACGGGTTCCGCGTCATGCCGATGGAGCAGGCGGCATTGATCGGAGATTTCTTCGTCACGGTCACCGGCAACCTGAAGGTCATTCGCCGCGAACACTTCGCCGTGATGAAGGAAGGGGCCATCGTCTGCAACTCAGGCCACTTCAACGTCGAACTGGACATTACCGCCTTGGAGAACCTGAGCAAGAGAAAGCGCCTCATCAGACCTGGCGTCGAGCAATTCACGCTGAAGACCGGCCATCGGGTCAGCCTCCTCGGCGAGGGACGGCTCGTGAATCTGGCGACGGCCGAGGGCCATCCTTCCAGCGTCATGGACATGAGCTTCGCGAACCAGGCGCTCGGAGCCGAGTACTTGGTGAAGAATTACAAGAAGCTGGAGAAGAAGGTCTACCCGGTTCCGCCGGTGATCGACAAGGAAATCGCCCGGCTCAAACTCGCGGGCATGGGGATGAAGATTGATACGTTGACGAAAGAACAAGTGAAGTATCTCGCCAGCTGGGAAATGGGGACATAGCAGGAATGCTGAAAATGTCCCCCAGCGTCGTTCTCAGTCGCCCGTCTCCCTGCAACGTACCCCAAGGGTACGCTTCGGTCGCCGAGCTCCCTGCGGCCTTGCCGGGATGCCATTTTGAGCATCCTGCATTCGGACAGAGTTCGGTGAATGCGCGGAGCTGAGAACAGTCTTCACAGCACCTCAGCAAGAGAATAAACGGAAAGGCCACTGGAAACGGTGGCCTTTTTGTTTAGGCTCAAGGGAACGGCGCCTGACACCTTCTTCCACAACAGAAATACTGATCGATACAGCAACTTGACGAGTTTGTCACTTAGCCTTTAGTCTTTCCCTCAAGACTCTTATGAATCCCAGAGAACAACCCCTGCTATCATGAGAAACAAGACACTTGGAGCCCTAGTTCGCCGAATTGTTTACCAGTTTGGATATGACTTTTGTGCCCATTATAAATATCCGTTGACAGCATTCATCTCTGCGCAGACAGAGTCCACAGACGTACGCGCAATCGCTTCCCGTGGGTGGTCTCAAGAGGAGATACAAGCCAGCCTCCGAAGTATTCTCTCGCAAGATGTTCATCTTCTGAAGTGCTGCGGTGATCCCTGGCATTTGGCTCAAGCTATCGACATTCTTTTCCTCCGCAAGTTAAGCAGTATTCACTTTACCGTGGGTGATGCGCTACCTGATACGGAGCCAGACATTCTGGATACCGCAATTGCAGAATTAGACAACCAACTCTACGAACAGGGAGAGTTTCAAAAGTTTGCGTGCTTTCACCTGTTCAATGTGAAGTTTCTCCCAGAACACCTAATCCAACCGCCCTATGACGGGTGGGTAATAAAGGAGCTCGACGGCACAGCAGTCCCTCGCCTGCTTGGAGAGTCATCCCTTCATAGCTTTATCAGTCCTCCATCAACTGGCACATGGTTCTTGATCTGCAAAGATACTAATGGATTTGAGACTGAACGACTTTACGAGTGGCTTGTCCGACGGTGGAAAGAGGCTCAGCCATTTCGTCAAGTCTTTCAGTATGCCGTCGACGGCATTCTGGACATTGACTATGTGGCGCCTCACTTTTCACCAGATTGGGTTAATGAAATTCAGAAATCTGGCTTGTCCTATCTAGGGCTCCCTCGCCAAGATACCGTTCCCTCGCACTTGATCCCCCATCTAACCGGGAATGAGCAAGAACAAATTAATCGAATGTGGCGAGTTTACACTCGCCATCGGACCCGTATTATCGAAGTAAATCACTCGCTCCGGAAAGCTCTTAGGATCGCAGGCGAGTTCTTTGAGGATTATCATCGAAAAGCTAATAGGGTGGAGCAGTTTACAAGTCTCATGATCGCACTTGAAGCTCTATTCACTCCATCAGATCAAGCCGAGCAGACCTTTCGTATTTCTCTGAGCTGTGCGCTACTCGCGTGCGAATCTCATGACAGTGACGGAAGGCAGGCGGTGTTCGAGTTCTTGAAGAAAATGTTCAAGCGCAGAGGAAAATTGTTCCATGGACAATTCGATAGTTCGGAGGAATCCCCAGATAAACTTGCATCTGATGAGGAGATAAGCCAGCTAGCTTCTCTTGTACGAAAGTCAATTCTTCGATTGCTAACAATGTACCTACAGGGCGACAACGACTTAGAGATTCTCAGAAAGAACTTGCAAAAGGCAGCACTGGATGAAGGCTTACGTAATGAGCTATTGAGAAAGGGTGACTACAAAGAATTCATGGATGACAGTCAGGGTCTCTTACTGTCACTGCCGGAAAAAGGAAATCAGGTACAGAAAACAGAGCCACTCTAAATTTCCTAATGCCGCAGGTGGTGGTACTGGCGGGGGCGGAGATCACTGGGAGCGCGGGGCCCCGCCGATGATCTTAAGGCGGAAACTGACCGAGCCTGCGAGGGAATTTCCGAAATCGCTCTGCCTCCCATTCTGGTGCCTTGTCACGGAAAAATTACTCAGCACTGAGGATCGACTTATTTCAGCCCCCTCGGTTTGCTCTGAACCATACGCCATCGGCTATCAGCCATACGCTCTTCGCAAAAGCCCCCCAATCTTCGCATCCGTTTGACGAGCCAGGATCTGCACTGTACAATGTGCATCACTATGATGCACCTATGATGCACGGAGGCCTGACGCCATGAAAGCCATTACATTGCGGAACCTTCCCCCCGACGTTGCCCGTACCGTTCAACAGCGGGCCAAGCAGAAGAAGACCAGTGTGAATAAGGCCGTCATTGAGCTGCTGGAAGAATCGGCAGGAGGCAAGGGGAAAAAGAAAACACCGGTCCGCTACCATGACCTCGACTATCTCGCCGGAACCTGGACGAAACAGGAAGCCGCCGCGATCGATAAACTCATTGCCGAGCAACGCACGATCGATCCGGAGCTCTGGAAATGACCAGGCTACTGCTGGATAGCTCCGCATATATCGCGTTCAAGAAAAACCACCCCGACGTGATCACCACCCTTCCACAAGCTGAAGAGATCTGGATCAGCCCGATTGTCCTCGGAGAGCTTCGCGCGGGATTTCTCCAAGGAAGCAAACGAGAAAGCAATGAGCGCGAGTTACGAATGTTTCTGGAATCCTCGCGCGTTCGCCTGCTGACAGTGGACGAAGAGACATCGGAACGGTATGCGACCATTCGTGTCGCCTTGAAAAAGGCCGGCACTCCGGTTGCCGCCAACGATCTCTGGATTGCCGCCAGCGCCATGCAACATGGGCTTCCAATCCTGACGTCCGACCGCGACTTTCAAAAAATCCCCCAGGTCATCGTTCTCCACTTCCCATCAATCTGAAAGCGACGAACCACACACCCTCGCTCTGCTTTACTCCAAGCCATTAGCCATACGCTCCCCTAAGAGGCCTAATCTGCCGGTTGCTAGGCAAAGAATGCCTGGCCCCTACGGAACAGATCCCGCGAAATAGACGGATCATGGGCTTTTTGATGGGTCCATCCTCTATTGTGCGCGGCACGGAAGTTGAGATGACTTTACCTAATCTTGCCGCTAACTGAGTCCATCATGCATGAATTGAGGATGCGATGATCACGACGTCCAGCCTGTGGGAATTTTTGAGCCGCGATGCCTCCTTCTTCGGAGGGCCCCAAAGCCCGATGCTGAGCTGGATCGGATCGTTTAGCATCATCTTCTTTTTTCTCTGGCAGGTCCTACGATTACGCAGGGAAGTCGCTAGCGCGCAACGACCCTTCGATCGAGTCCGCCCGATGCTGACGGCTCTGGCTCATGACCGCGGCGACGGCGATCGTGAGCGATTCACAAGCCGCGCGCTGGTGGGATTCTCGGCTCAGGCTAGTCAGCCGGCATCCTCCTCTACCCGTATCGATTGCGACGACCTGCAGACCCTTGAAAAGGGTCTGCAGAAAGAACCCATGTTCCGGCAGGCCTGGGCGCAGTTCCGCAAGACCTTGGTGCTCGAACATGTGCCCTGGTTTGTGGAGCCTCGCATTTTCAGCACCTGCCGGGCGGAAGAAATCTTTACGCAGGATATGCTTCTGAGCCATCGCGTGAACCTGGCCTTCTACAGCCAACTGCCTTCCCTGGTGACCGGCATCGGGTTGCTGCTCACGTTCCTGGCCCTATTCATTGGCCTCAGCAAACTCCACGCAGACGGTCATGACATTGACGGCATTCAGGGGCTGATCAACGGGCTGGCGGGAAAGTTCCTCACCTCCATCGTCGGACTGATTGCCGCGAATCTCTTCACGCTCATTGAAAAACCGATGGTCTTTCGGCTCATGAACGAGCACCACACGTTCCTCGGTCTCCTCGACGAGCTCTTTCCCCGCAAGACCATGGAACAGATGTTGGAACAACTCACGCCGATGCACCGCGCGGCGGGAAGCAACCGGCAGGCCCCGGGGGAAGAGCTTGAGGAGCGCACCGAAGACAGGGGCAAGGACAGTCTGGCGGCCCCCATTGCTGAACTGGCTGCGGCTGTCCGGTCCTTGATGCAATGGAAGCAGGAGGAACAGGCAGCGGGACGACGGATGACGGCAGAACTGCCGCAAGTTATCCGTGAGGAATTCACAGCTCCGATCACAGCGCTGAACGCCTCGATTCAGCGCCTCACCACATTGCTGAAAGATATGCCACGACAGAAGGCACAAGAACCGAGGACCCTTGATGAACTCATGAGCCGCCTGACGGACGGGCTCGCGAAGCAGCGAACGTCTCCCGGGGCCGCGCAGCCTGAGGAACACCGATTTATACCCAGACGCTCGCTCGTATCCACGGAGGGGCCGACCTCATGAAACGCACAACCACGCAGGGCACCGGGCCCTCGCAGACGACCCTCGGCATCACCGATCTCATGACCTCCCTCGTGGTCGTCTTCATCCTGCTCTTCGCGGCGCAGTTCAGCAAAGTCTCTTCTGCTGCGCAGTCTGAATTACAAGACAACAAAGAAGACGTGCAAACGGCTCTACGCGATCACATTCAGCGCCTGGGGCTTTCGCTTGATGCGGATCCCCGCGACCCGCTCGCGCTCGTCATCGTGGTCCCGGAGGACCGGCTCACATTTGAGTTTGGGAAAAGTACGCTCTCGCCTGCGGCGGATCAATTTCTCGTGGACGCCTTGCCCTTCTATGTACGAGCATTGTGCGGGCCGCTGCGCGACAAGATCGACTCACTCGCGATCGAAGGGCACACCGACGATTACGGCAGCGATGCGTTTAATTTGAAGTTGAGCCAGGAACGGTCGCTGGCCGTGATGGTGAAGGGGCTGGAAGTCATTCAAACCGCGGAACCATATTCGTACCAGTGTTTTCAGGAAATCACGTCAGCGACAGGACGAGGAAGACAAGACCTGATGTACGAATCCACCTCCGTCATCAACCGCGAGAAAAGCCGCAGGGTAATCTTCAAGATTCGTCTCCGCTCCGCCGAACAGCGGCATCAGACCGAGCAATCCGCCAAGGGTCTGTAATCCTCTCCCACTCTCTCTGCTCAGACATAGACAGGCCGATACGATCTTCACCCGCTGAAAGGAAGCGACTCTTGCCGATCGCGGCAGGGCTCTCACGGCGCTGAGATTTTACGGCTTGGGTTGCTGAGGAGACGCTTGATGACAGGCTGCGCTAATCGCACAGGGCGTGGCACAGGGGTGACTGGTTGCCAATTGAGATTGACTGCTCCTGCGAACCATTTCAGCGCCGAGGAGAATGATGGCGCCACCCACCACCGTGCCGGGCTGGATCGTCTCACCCAAATATACGTGGGCAAAAAGAATGGCACATACAGGGGCCAGGTTCTGATACACCGCAACGGTCGCCGGGCAGATGGTTTGAAGCGCACGATAGCGCAGGAGGAAAACGGAGGCCGTGGCCACGCCAATGTAAAGCATCGCCGATACCAGCGTCAGCGAGAAATCGTCGGTGGGAGGCTGTCCCCAGACTGACGCCCCGAACAGAAGAAACAGAGCGCTGCTGCCGAACATCACGGTATTGGCGGTCATGGCTCCAAAGCGCTTGACGATATTGGCGCTCCAGGCCAGGTGCGCGGCCATCATGACCGTAAACAAGAGAATCAGCAGATCGCCTAATCCAAAATCTGCCTGAAAGTCGCCCAACTTATCCGACATGGCAAGCCCGCAACCCGTCAATGAGAGTGCGATGCCGGCCATCTTGAGGGGACAGCTCTGGCTCTTCCCCAGCAACACACTCAGCAGTGCGGTAAGCGGCGAAACCATACTATAAATCAAAATGTAATGCGTGGCGCTGGTAAGCTGAAGCCCCCAGGCCGCAATCACATATGAACCAACCCCCAGCCCCCCCAAGAGGGTCAGCCGAAACACATCCCCGGCTGTCAAGGCGCTCAGCCCTCTGATGTCCTGCGCGAGGGTAATCGCAAATAGAAAGAAGAATCCGGTCATCACCCTGACCAGAGCCATGCCAAGCGGATCCACCGTGCTGTGTTGAAAGACATACTTCGTCAGAATCGGCACCGTGCTGAGCAGCAGAACTGCGCTGAGGAGGCACACGACTGGCTCGACGTGAGACGCCGCGCCTGCCGGACTGTTCGACTCCTCGTGGGGCGTGGCCATAAATTAAAACCCGGTAAGGTTGAGGACGTTCAGCTGCTCGATAAACTGCGAAAGGCATTGCTGGTGCTCAGGAGAAATCCTCGTAATGCGGGCGCCAAGTTGAGGAGACGCCACGTAGGTGACCTCGACGGTGCACTGGATCGGAGCCTCCTTGGTCAGAGGAAACTCAAGCTCCAAGAGGTCTCCCATGACCACAGGCAAATCAGTGCGTAATTGAAATCCCTTTTCCGTGAGGTCGAGCACCTCGCAGGAAGCGGTCTCGGCCCCTTTGGCAATCTGCCCGGTCCTCTCGATAGCGACTCTGAAGAATTCACGTTTCTGACTCATAGCGCGACCAACCTTTCGTCCCTCCTGCACACAACACATTTTCCCTTCCCCTTAGCCTGGCGGCTAATGAGAAAGAGCCATTCCTTCAAAAGTATAGCAGACGGTGAATAGGCCCCTATCTGTCGCTCCGTAGGCTGTAACCTATCAAGGGGAATTTGACGGAAAGAAACCGAATAGTGTCTACTGTACCCATCCGGCCCGCGAAGAACTTTCAATAAATTCATGCCCTTGGAGTGACACCCATGGATAGTCCATATCGCTACGACCCAGCGCTGGCGCGGCTGCTCATCCTGGATGAGCTCTTCGACCTCTCCCTCTACAAAGTGCTACGGGACATTTCGGCGGATCCCGAGGCTAGGGATACATTGAGCCAGTTGGTGGTGATTGAAACCAGACACTTAGCTTTTTGGCAAAAATTCTTCGACATGAAGCTGGAGCGCCTCAACCTGGCGCGACGACTGAAGCTTTGGAGCTTCACATGGCTCTGCCGCCTGTTCGGTTCGACGGCGATCCATCTCGTCCTGGAAGCGATCGAGATCTATGGGGTTAAAAAATACCTTTCCCTCTGGAATGCGTATAAAGATCAGCCTCTGGGCGAAGCACTCAAGGGGATTCTACGGGACGAGTTCCAACATGAAGATGCCCTTGTTGCCAAACTCACTGCGCGCAAGATCAATCCTGAAAAGATCCGCAATATCTTCCTGGGACTCAATGACGGATTAGTGGAGATTCTTGGCGCGGTGAGCGGATTCTTCGGAGCCTTCGGCGACGCCGTGACCGTCTTGATTGCCGCCTCAACCACTGCAGTGGCCGGCGCGCTGTCGATGGGAGCCGGCGCATTTCTTGCGCTGAGCTCAGAAAAAGAAGTACGGACGATGGAAGCGGCGAAGAAACAATTTCTGGGGGAAGAAACCAGCTCGAACGACATGCAGGAACAGCCGTTACGCTCGGCCTTATTTGTCAGCGTAGCCTACGTCATCGGCGCGCTGGTGCCGGTGCTCCCCGTCCTCTTCGGCGCTAAGGACGCGCTGATTTCCGTCCTGACGGCCGGCACGATGGTCGTCCTCGTGTCCACGGTCCTCGCGTTTTTGTCAGGGATGGAGATGAAACGCCGGATTCTGCTGAATCTCGCAATCATCACCGTAGCGGTAACCGTCAGCTATGGAATTGGGTTGGCAGCGAAACAGATCTGGGGAATTGCGGTCTAACGAAAAACCATCTTGCAGAATGCTCAAAACGTTCGTCCAGCAAGGCCGCAGGCGGAGCAAGAACCGGAGGCGTACCCTCAGGGGTACGTTGAGGATTCTTGCGAGACGAGAACGAAGCTGGCGGACATTTTCAGCATCCTGCCCTAGCGGGTATGGACCATGGGTAGCTCTCGCAACCCTTCTGCTTCCTGTTGAATGCGGAGCCGTTCCAGCCGAGACTCTTCCAGCACGTGATGGAGCACCTCATCCGTCATTTGCGTCATCTGCGCCGCAACATCTTTCATCTCGCCATGCTCGACGGCCCGTGAAAGCACTTCCGCCTTCGTGGCGCCTTTTTTCTGGCCCATAAACGGCTTGAGGATCAGGTAGGCCACGTCCCGAGCCGGCATAAAACGCAGGAATCGCCGTAGCAACCGAGCCGTTTGCAGGGGATAGTGCAGGAGCTTGTAGAGGAAGAGCCGCTTGAGCCCTTGACGTCGGACCTCGTTGATCACTTCGCCTGGCAAGCAGGTCGGATCGATCTCTGAGCATTTGAAATACTTGTACCAATCGGTCGTTTCGCTGACCAACCCGCGCTTCACATATTCCTGCCAGAGCGGAGTGCCCCGATAGACGCAGAGCCGATTGAAGCCGAACGTATCGAGCGGCAGCTTGGAGGCCAAGTCGAACGTCGCGTTCATATCTTCGACCGTTTCATCGGGATTGCCCACCGTGAAAAACCCGTGCACGATCTCGATGCCGGCCTCCTTGGCATTCTTAACAGCTGTGGCCACCTCCTCCAGCGTCTGCTCTTTCTTGAGCCGATCGAGAATCTTCTGACTCCCGCTTTCGATCCCGAACATGACCGTCCGGCAATGGGCCTTGGCCATGGCGGGAAACAGATGCTGGGCGACCGAGTCCACGCGCCCCTCAATGCCCCACTGGATCGTGAGCTTCTCGTCCATCACGCCTTGGCAAATCGCCTCGATCCGTTTGGGTTGCAGCAAGAAATGATCGTCCACGAAGTAGACCGACCCGTAGCCGCAGGCTTCTAGATACTTGAGTTCACTGACCACATGCGCCGCAGTCCTCGCGCGCCACTTACCTTCGTTGAAGATCGGAATGTCGCAGAAGATGCAGGGCCAGGGGCAGCCGCGAGATGTTTGCATCGTCGTGAACCGCTCCATCGAGAGCACCGCCGGTACGTCGAGCGGCATGGACTCCACGAAATCGAGCTCGAGGCCTTCGCGATCGGGAAAGGGCCATTGATCGAGATGGCGCTCCATCGGGCGACCAGGGTTCTGAATGACCTGGCCGTCCTTGGCCCAGGTCAAGCCAGCCACAGCGACAGGATTTTCGAGCTGTCCGAGAAGATCGAGGAGCAACTGCTCGCCATCGCCACGACAGACGAAATCCACTTCAGGACATTGCAGTTTGACGAGCGCAGCATTCAAGCTCGCAAAGACGCCGCCGAAAGCCAATTTGACCTTTGAATTGACGACCCGAATCTGACGGGCCAAGATCTTGGCGTAGGGGTAGCTGGTAGTGCTAAGGAAGCTGAGGCCGACCAGATCCGGTTGTTGCCGGGCGATCTCCGCGAGGATCACGTCGTTCGGCGTGTCCGGATTCGCCTGATCGAACATCACGCATTCGTGGCCGGCCTGTTTGAGCACCGACGAGAGGGACATGATCCCGATGGGCGGAAAGCCCATCACCCTAATACGGCCGTTTTTTGCGCGAGTTTTAGCTGGAAGGGCGTAGAACTGGGGGTCACGAACGTGGATGAGAAACACACGCATGCGTTCAGCCTAACATGATTCATACGGAAGGGTGAAGATAAATAACGTGGCTCAGGCCGACAAGATCCAGCAGTAGGAGCAGCAATGAAAAGTGGGGATGGGTGATCGACCACCACATCC
Proteins encoded:
- a CDS encoding PilZ domain-containing protein, translating into MSQKREFFRVAIERTGQIAKGAETASCEVLDLTEKGFQLRTDLPVVMGDLLELEFPLTKEAPIQCTVEVTYVASPQLGARITRISPEHQQCLSQFIEQLNVLNLTGF
- a CDS encoding OmpA family protein, with amino-acid sequence MKRTTTQGTGPSQTTLGITDLMTSLVVVFILLFAAQFSKVSSAAQSELQDNKEDVQTALRDHIQRLGLSLDADPRDPLALVIVVPEDRLTFEFGKSTLSPAADQFLVDALPFYVRALCGPLRDKIDSLAIEGHTDDYGSDAFNLKLSQERSLAVMVKGLEVIQTAEPYSYQCFQEITSATGRGRQDLMYESTSVINREKSRRVIFKIRLRSAEQRHQTEQSAKGL
- a CDS encoding VIT1/CCC1 transporter family protein; amino-acid sequence: MDSPYRYDPALARLLILDELFDLSLYKVLRDISADPEARDTLSQLVVIETRHLAFWQKFFDMKLERLNLARRLKLWSFTWLCRLFGSTAIHLVLEAIEIYGVKKYLSLWNAYKDQPLGEALKGILRDEFQHEDALVAKLTARKINPEKIRNIFLGLNDGLVEILGAVSGFFGAFGDAVTVLIAASTTAVAGALSMGAGAFLALSSEKEVRTMEAAKKQFLGEETSSNDMQEQPLRSALFVSVAYVIGALVPVLPVLFGAKDALISVLTAGTMVVLVSTVLAFLSGMEMKRRILLNLAIITVAVTVSYGIGLAAKQIWGIAV
- a CDS encoding DMT family transporter, with amino-acid sequence MATPHEESNSPAGAASHVEPVVCLLSAVLLLSTVPILTKYVFQHSTVDPLGMALVRVMTGFFFLFAITLAQDIRGLSALTAGDVFRLTLLGGLGVGSYVIAAWGLQLTSATHYILIYSMVSPLTALLSVLLGKSQSCPLKMAGIALSLTGCGLAMSDKLGDFQADFGLGDLLILLFTVMMAAHLAWSANIVKRFGAMTANTVMFGSSALFLLFGASVWGQPPTDDFSLTLVSAMLYIGVATASVFLLRYRALQTICPATVAVYQNLAPVCAILFAHVYLGETIQPGTVVGGAIILLGAEMVRRSSQSQLATSHPCATPCAISAACHQASPQQPKP
- a CDS encoding radical SAM protein, translated to MRVFLIHVRDPQFYALPAKTRAKNGRIRVMGFPPIGIMSLSSVLKQAGHECVMFDQANPDTPNDVILAEIARQQPDLVGLSFLSTTSYPYAKILARQIRVVNSKVKLAFGGVFASLNAALVKLQCPEVDFVCRGDGEQLLLDLLGQLENPVAVAGLTWAKDGQVIQNPGRPMERHLDQWPFPDREGLELDFVESMPLDVPAVLSMERFTTMQTSRGCPWPCIFCDIPIFNEGKWRARTAAHVVSELKYLEACGYGSVYFVDDHFLLQPKRIEAICQGVMDEKLTIQWGIEGRVDSVAQHLFPAMAKAHCRTVMFGIESGSQKILDRLKKEQTLEEVATAVKNAKEAGIEIVHGFFTVGNPDETVEDMNATFDLASKLPLDTFGFNRLCVYRGTPLWQEYVKRGLVSETTDWYKYFKCSEIDPTCLPGEVINEVRRQGLKRLFLYKLLHYPLQTARLLRRFLRFMPARDVAYLILKPFMGQKKGATKAEVLSRAVEHGEMKDVAAQMTQMTDEVLHHVLEESRLERLRIQQEAEGLRELPMVHTR